One segment of Gopherus evgoodei ecotype Sinaloan lineage chromosome 20, rGopEvg1_v1.p, whole genome shotgun sequence DNA contains the following:
- the NIPAL3 gene encoding NIPA-like protein 3 isoform X1: MEGGNGPDLQLQQLPLATAAISVLPHEDPYSYKENLIGALLAIFGHLVISIALNLQKYSHIRLAGSRDPRAYFRTKTWWCGLFFLLLGELGVFSSYAFAPLSLIVPLSVVSVIASAIIGIIFIKEKWKPKDFLRRYVLSFLGCGLAVVGTYLLITFGPNSHEMMTGDNITKHLVSWPFLLYMLVEIILFCLLLYFYKRKNANYIVVILLLVALLGSMTVVTVKAIAGMIVVSIQGSLQLGYPIFYIMLVCMVATAVFQARFLTQASQLYDSSQIASIGYILSTATAITAGATFYLDFTGEDVLHICMFALGCLIAFLGVFLITRTKKKSIPFEPYISMDAMPGMQNVHDKGIAVQPDLKASFSYGALENNDSMAEIYTPATLPVVQEEHGSKGVSALPYRVLEHSKKE; the protein is encoded by the exons ATGGAAGGAGGGAATGGCCCAGATTTGCAGCTCCAGCAACTTCCTCTCGCAACAGCTGCCATATCTGTACTGCCCCATGAGGATCCCTATTCTTACAAG GAAAACTTGATCGGTGCATTACTGGCTATATTTGGTCATCTAGTTATCAGTATTGCACTCAACCTCCAG aaGTATAGCCACATCCGGCTGGCAGGTTCCAGAGACCCCCGGGCCTATTTCAGGACCAAGACATGGTGGTGTGGTCTGTTTTTTCTGCTGCTGGGAGAACTGGGGGTGTTTTCGTCCTATGCCTTTGCTCCTCTTTCACTGATTGTGCCACTCAGTGTAGTGTCTGTtatag CTAGCGCAATCATAGGAATTATATTCATTAAAGAAAAGTGGAAACCCAAAGACTTCCTGA GACGCTATGTTTTGTCCTTCCTAGGCTGTGGTTTGGCGGTTGTTGGAACTTACCTGCTGATAACATTTGGACCCAACAGTCATGAGATGATGACAGGAGACAATATAACGAAGCATTTAGTCAGCTGGCCATTTCTTTTATATATG ctTGTGGAAATCATACTATTCTGCCTGCTGCTATATttttacaaaaggaaaaatgcaaaCTACATAGTAGTTATTCTTCTGCTGGTAGCATTGCTGG GGTCTATGACTGTAGTGACTGTGAAGGCTATAGCAGGCATGATTGTTGTCTCAATACAAGGAAGCCTCCAGCTTGGCTACCCTATATTCTATATCATGTTGGTATGCATGGTTGCAACAGCAGTATTTCAGGCAAG GTTTTTAACCCAAGCCTCACAGCTGTATGACTCATCTCAGATTGCCAGCATAGGATACATCCTGTCCACAGCAACAGCGATTACAGCAG GAGCAACCTTCTACTTGGACTTCACTGGTGAAGATGTTCTCCATATATGCATGTTTGCACTAGG GTGCCTCATTGCATTTTTAGGTGTCTTCTTAATCACAAGAACCAAGAAGAAATCCATACCATTTGAACCCTACATCTCCATGGATGCTATGCCAG GCATGCAGAATGTGCACGACAAAGGAATTGCAGTTCAGCCTGACCTCAAAGCTTCCTTTTCCTATGGTGCCCTGGAGAACAATGATAGCATGGCAGAGATCTACACTCCAGCCACACTGCCAGTAGTGCAAGAGGAGCATGGTTCCAAAGGCGTTTCTGCACTGCCTTACCGTGTGCTGGAGCACAGTAAAAAGGAGTGA
- the NIPAL3 gene encoding NIPA-like protein 3 isoform X2 has translation MEGGNGPDLQLQQLPLATAAISVLPHEDPYSYKENLIGALLAIFGHLVISIALNLQKYSHIRLAGSRDPRAYFRTKTWWCGLFFLLLGELGVFSSYAFAPLSLIVPLSVVSVIASAIIGIIFIKEKWKPKDFLSCGLAVVGTYLLITFGPNSHEMMTGDNITKHLVSWPFLLYMLVEIILFCLLLYFYKRKNANYIVVILLLVALLGSMTVVTVKAIAGMIVVSIQGSLQLGYPIFYIMLVCMVATAVFQARFLTQASQLYDSSQIASIGYILSTATAITAGATFYLDFTGEDVLHICMFALGCLIAFLGVFLITRTKKKSIPFEPYISMDAMPGMQNVHDKGIAVQPDLKASFSYGALENNDSMAEIYTPATLPVVQEEHGSKGVSALPYRVLEHSKKE, from the exons ATGGAAGGAGGGAATGGCCCAGATTTGCAGCTCCAGCAACTTCCTCTCGCAACAGCTGCCATATCTGTACTGCCCCATGAGGATCCCTATTCTTACAAG GAAAACTTGATCGGTGCATTACTGGCTATATTTGGTCATCTAGTTATCAGTATTGCACTCAACCTCCAG aaGTATAGCCACATCCGGCTGGCAGGTTCCAGAGACCCCCGGGCCTATTTCAGGACCAAGACATGGTGGTGTGGTCTGTTTTTTCTGCTGCTGGGAGAACTGGGGGTGTTTTCGTCCTATGCCTTTGCTCCTCTTTCACTGATTGTGCCACTCAGTGTAGTGTCTGTtatag CTAGCGCAATCATAGGAATTATATTCATTAAAGAAAAGTGGAAACCCAAAGACTTCCTGA GCTGTGGTTTGGCGGTTGTTGGAACTTACCTGCTGATAACATTTGGACCCAACAGTCATGAGATGATGACAGGAGACAATATAACGAAGCATTTAGTCAGCTGGCCATTTCTTTTATATATG ctTGTGGAAATCATACTATTCTGCCTGCTGCTATATttttacaaaaggaaaaatgcaaaCTACATAGTAGTTATTCTTCTGCTGGTAGCATTGCTGG GGTCTATGACTGTAGTGACTGTGAAGGCTATAGCAGGCATGATTGTTGTCTCAATACAAGGAAGCCTCCAGCTTGGCTACCCTATATTCTATATCATGTTGGTATGCATGGTTGCAACAGCAGTATTTCAGGCAAG GTTTTTAACCCAAGCCTCACAGCTGTATGACTCATCTCAGATTGCCAGCATAGGATACATCCTGTCCACAGCAACAGCGATTACAGCAG GAGCAACCTTCTACTTGGACTTCACTGGTGAAGATGTTCTCCATATATGCATGTTTGCACTAGG GTGCCTCATTGCATTTTTAGGTGTCTTCTTAATCACAAGAACCAAGAAGAAATCCATACCATTTGAACCCTACATCTCCATGGATGCTATGCCAG GCATGCAGAATGTGCACGACAAAGGAATTGCAGTTCAGCCTGACCTCAAAGCTTCCTTTTCCTATGGTGCCCTGGAGAACAATGATAGCATGGCAGAGATCTACACTCCAGCCACACTGCCAGTAGTGCAAGAGGAGCATGGTTCCAAAGGCGTTTCTGCACTGCCTTACCGTGTGCTGGAGCACAGTAAAAAGGAGTGA